One genomic window of Halogeometricum sp. S3BR5-2 includes the following:
- a CDS encoding nuclear transport factor 2 family protein, whose product MDGQNPADAGRETDGDETDGGPSGGEAVVRGYYEAIDAGDYDRLASLLAPEFVHDRPDRTLSDREAFVSFMREDRPEKDTTHDVTAVYRGVDADAEEWVARGRLVGADGRVRFEFVDAFSLVDDGVTRIETFAREG is encoded by the coding sequence ATGGACGGGCAGAACCCCGCGGACGCCGGACGCGAGACCGACGGAGACGAAACCGACGGCGGACCGAGCGGCGGCGAGGCGGTCGTCCGCGGCTACTACGAAGCCATCGACGCCGGCGACTACGACCGACTCGCGTCGCTGCTCGCCCCCGAGTTCGTCCACGACCGGCCCGACCGGACGCTGTCAGACCGCGAGGCGTTCGTCTCCTTCATGCGCGAGGACCGACCCGAGAAGGACACGACGCACGACGTGACGGCGGTGTACCGCGGCGTCGACGCGGACGCCGAGGAGTGGGTCGCCCGCGGCCGACTCGTCGGCGCCGACGGGCGCGTCCGCTTCGAGTTCGTGGACGCGTTCTCCCTCGTCGACGACGGGGTGACGCGTATCGAGACGTTCGCCCGCGAGGGGTGA
- a CDS encoding DUF367 family protein: MTADTKTDSTEYGVHVRYEGDDDPEKCTARKLSKFDLAELHRSDRATPYGVVLNPHAERALSPADSGVKNVVALDCSWESAGEAMFSLPGEHRALPYLVAGNPVNFGRPMQLTTVEALAAALCIFGREDRAEALLSKFTWGHTFLELNEEPLRRYADCADSAEVVEIQREYLERGESE, encoded by the coding sequence GTGACCGCGGACACGAAGACGGATTCGACCGAGTACGGGGTGCACGTCCGCTACGAGGGCGACGACGACCCGGAGAAGTGCACGGCCCGGAAGCTCTCGAAGTTCGACCTCGCGGAACTCCACCGCTCGGACCGGGCGACGCCGTACGGCGTCGTGCTCAACCCGCACGCCGAGCGCGCGCTCTCGCCGGCCGATTCGGGGGTAAAAAACGTCGTCGCCCTCGACTGCTCGTGGGAGTCGGCGGGCGAGGCGATGTTCTCCCTTCCGGGCGAGCACCGGGCGCTCCCCTACTTAGTCGCCGGCAACCCGGTCAACTTCGGGCGACCGATGCAGCTAACCACGGTGGAGGCTCTCGCCGCGGCGCTGTGCATCTTCGGCCGCGAGGACCGCGCCGAGGCCCTGCTCTCGAAGTTCACGTGGGGTCACACCTTCTTGGAACTGAACGAGGAACCCCTCCGGCGGTACGCCGACTGCGCGGACTCGGCGGAGGTAGTCGAGATTCAGCGGGAGTATCTGGAGCGCGGGGAGTCCGAGTAA
- a CDS encoding DUF5518 domain-containing protein, which yields MNTDWRAVGVGFLLILVAGAVGLTVPVLGQIGAGLVGGFAAGYLAGGSLGDGAWNGLLAGSISGIVLTLLLSLLGGVLGLAAGPLGAFLGGAGVLVVGLFVTLLFAVDSAIAGAVGAWLKGR from the coding sequence ATGAACACGGACTGGCGCGCCGTCGGTGTCGGCTTCCTCCTGATACTGGTCGCGGGCGCCGTCGGCCTCACGGTGCCGGTGCTCGGACAGATAGGCGCGGGCCTCGTCGGCGGGTTCGCCGCGGGCTACCTCGCCGGCGGGAGCCTCGGCGACGGCGCGTGGAACGGCCTCCTCGCGGGGTCCATCTCCGGAATCGTCCTCACGCTCCTCCTGAGCCTCCTCGGCGGCGTCCTCGGACTGGCCGCCGGCCCCCTCGGGGCGTTCCTCGGCGGCGCGGGCGTCCTCGTCGTCGGCCTGTTCGTCACCCTCCTGTTCGCCGTCGACAGCGCGATAGCGGGCGCGGTGGGCGCGTGGCTGAAAGGTCGTTGA
- a CDS encoding NOG1 family protein, protein MIFESLPTTPRSEELLDKAFSRAARSGRAKSGLEAQESMLQTASSILSDNLENVVTEWPDFGTVDPFYYELADAIVDVDLLRQSLSEVTWASRQIGEIRREYHSKIRNSDPETARKHRKQAFARMADIVEEIEGDLLRIGEARDSLKDLPDIRPDEPAIVVAGYPNVGKSSFVNRVTRASNEIARYPFTTKGVQIGHFERDRVRYQIIDTPGLLDRPEEDRNDIEKQAVSALEHLADAVLFVVDASGACGYPLDAQEELRDAVEARFAERDVPVLTVCNKSDRSRDAEADYYMSVETDEGVEDVLDAAVAAVDWTPDIPPSRRE, encoded by the coding sequence ATGATTTTCGAGTCCCTCCCGACGACGCCGCGGTCGGAGGAACTTCTCGACAAGGCGTTCTCGCGCGCGGCCCGGTCCGGCCGGGCGAAGTCCGGGTTGGAGGCCCAGGAGTCGATGCTCCAGACGGCCTCCTCCATCCTCTCGGACAACCTCGAGAACGTCGTCACCGAGTGGCCCGACTTCGGCACCGTCGACCCGTTCTACTACGAACTCGCCGACGCCATCGTGGACGTCGACCTGCTCCGACAGAGCCTCTCGGAGGTGACGTGGGCGAGCCGACAGATCGGCGAGATACGCCGCGAGTACCACTCGAAGATACGCAACTCCGACCCCGAGACGGCGCGGAAACACCGCAAGCAGGCGTTCGCCCGCATGGCGGACATCGTCGAGGAAATCGAAGGCGACCTGCTCCGCATCGGCGAGGCGCGCGACTCGCTGAAGGACCTGCCCGACATCCGCCCCGACGAACCGGCCATCGTCGTCGCCGGCTACCCGAACGTCGGCAAGTCGTCGTTCGTCAACCGCGTCACCCGCGCGTCGAACGAAATCGCGCGCTACCCGTTCACGACGAAGGGCGTCCAGATAGGCCACTTCGAGCGCGACCGGGTCCGCTATCAGATCATCGACACGCCCGGCCTCCTCGACCGACCCGAGGAGGACCGAAACGACATCGAGAAGCAGGCCGTCAGCGCCCTCGAACACCTCGCGGACGCCGTCCTGTTCGTCGTCGACGCCAGCGGCGCCTGCGGCTACCCGCTCGACGCGCAGGAGGAACTCCGCGACGCCGTCGAGGCGCGGTTCGCGGAGCGAGACGTGCCCGTGCTCACCGTCTGCAACAAGAGCGACCGCTCGAGGGACGCGGAGGCGGACTACTACATGAGCGTGGAGACGGACGAGGGCGTCGAGGACGTCCTCGATGCCGCCGTCGCCGCCGTCGACTGGACGCCCGACATCCCGCCGTCACGGCGGGAATGA
- a CDS encoding SIMPL domain-containing protein, protein MQRRFNAFVLPFAVAALVLTAGCLAPLQVGGTGSANQVSEADSGRSISVSGNGEVTADADLAVVTVAVTATASSADEARGQVADDAERMRQALRDAGVPDDAVSTAYFRVGPQYDYSGQERNMTGYQAVHAYTVEVAPDEAGEVIDVAVGNGASEVQQVTFTLTDETRADLREEALNAAMDAARTDADTLAEAADLSITGVRSVSTTGGYQPVDTRVAYESADSAGGSTSFEPGPVTVTATVSVTYDAE, encoded by the coding sequence ATGCAACGTAGATTCAACGCGTTCGTTCTCCCGTTCGCCGTCGCCGCACTCGTCCTGACGGCCGGCTGTCTCGCACCCCTGCAAGTCGGCGGAACCGGCTCCGCGAATCAGGTCTCGGAGGCCGACTCCGGCCGCAGCATCAGCGTCTCCGGAAACGGCGAAGTGACCGCGGACGCCGACCTCGCCGTCGTCACCGTCGCCGTCACCGCCACGGCGTCCTCGGCCGACGAGGCCCGCGGACAGGTGGCCGACGACGCAGAGCGGATGCGACAGGCGCTCCGCGACGCCGGCGTCCCCGACGACGCCGTGTCGACCGCCTACTTCCGCGTCGGCCCGCAGTACGACTACAGCGGGCAGGAGCGCAACATGACCGGCTACCAGGCCGTCCACGCCTACACCGTCGAAGTCGCCCCCGACGAGGCGGGCGAGGTGATAGACGTCGCCGTCGGCAACGGCGCCAGCGAGGTCCAGCAGGTCACGTTCACGCTCACCGACGAGACGCGCGCCGACCTCCGCGAGGAGGCCTTGAACGCCGCGATGGACGCGGCCCGCACCGACGCCGACACGCTGGCCGAGGCGGCCGACCTCTCCATCACGGGCGTCCGCTCCGTCTCCACGACGGGCGGCTACCAACCCGTCGACACCCGCGTCGCCTACGAGAGCGCCGACTCGGCCGGCGGGAGCACCTCCTTCGAACCCGGCCCGGTGACGGTGACCGCGACGGTCAGCGTCACCTACGACGCCGAGTAA
- a CDS encoding TIGR00341 family protein, whose translation MRLVQVMVPTGKRDTILQTLDEEGIDYAVSDETSGRGYTALVSFPLPAQAVEPVLEELREVGIERDAYTVVVDAETVVSKRFQDLEEKYEEENGDSDRIAREELAANANELAPPFPSFLLMTIVSAVVATAGVLLDSPAVVVGSMVIAPLVGPAMSASVGTVIDDREMALQGIKLQAIGVAVAIAAAAVFATLLRVLGIVPMTAEEVFALGEVHERLAPDVLSLVIALGAGAAGAAAISSGVSAALVGVMIAAALVPPIAVVGVALAWGHPVAMLGPFVLVLVNILSINFVALMVLWQMGYRPQLWFREDEARSATVSRVATIGAILLLLSSVLVGVSYGTYRTTTFEQDAQSAIVSELPEDASLVSMNVEYEGFPFQTPSRVVVTVGYPPGGNPPVLGDDIRPVIDELAPEPLGPLGSRDVTVEVRYIAVDDP comes from the coding sequence GTGCGACTCGTACAGGTGATGGTGCCGACCGGCAAGCGCGACACGATCCTGCAGACGTTGGACGAGGAGGGCATCGACTACGCCGTCTCCGACGAGACGAGCGGACGCGGCTACACGGCGCTGGTCTCCTTTCCGCTCCCGGCGCAGGCCGTCGAACCGGTGCTGGAGGAACTGCGCGAGGTGGGCATCGAACGCGACGCTTACACCGTGGTCGTGGACGCCGAGACGGTCGTCTCCAAGCGGTTTCAGGACCTCGAAGAGAAGTACGAGGAGGAGAACGGGGACTCCGACCGTATCGCCCGCGAGGAACTCGCCGCCAACGCCAACGAGCTGGCGCCGCCGTTCCCCTCCTTTCTCCTCATGACCATCGTGAGCGCGGTGGTCGCCACCGCGGGCGTCCTCCTCGACTCGCCGGCCGTCGTCGTCGGGTCGATGGTCATCGCCCCCCTCGTCGGTCCGGCGATGTCGGCCAGCGTCGGCACGGTCATCGACGACCGCGAGATGGCGCTGCAGGGAATAAAACTGCAGGCCATCGGCGTCGCCGTCGCCATCGCGGCGGCCGCCGTCTTCGCCACGCTGTTGCGCGTGCTGGGCATCGTCCCGATGACGGCCGAGGAGGTGTTCGCACTCGGGGAGGTACACGAGCGACTCGCGCCGGACGTGCTGTCGCTCGTCATCGCCCTCGGCGCGGGCGCCGCGGGCGCCGCGGCCATCTCGTCGGGCGTCTCGGCCGCCCTCGTCGGCGTCATGATCGCCGCGGCGTTGGTACCGCCCATCGCCGTCGTCGGCGTCGCCCTCGCGTGGGGCCACCCCGTCGCGATGCTGGGGCCGTTCGTCCTGGTCCTCGTGAACATCCTCTCCATCAACTTCGTCGCCCTGATGGTGCTGTGGCAGATGGGCTACCGTCCGCAACTGTGGTTCCGCGAGGACGAGGCGCGGTCGGCGACGGTGTCGCGGGTGGCGACTATCGGCGCCATCCTCCTCCTCCTGTCGTCGGTCCTCGTCGGCGTCAGCTACGGCACCTACCGCACCACCACGTTCGAGCAGGACGCGCAGAGCGCCATCGTGAGCGAACTTCCGGAGGACGCCTCGCTCGTATCGATGAACGTCGAGTACGAGGGGTTCCCGTTCCAGACGCCGAGTCGGGTCGTGGTCACCGTCGGCTACCCTCCGGGCGGTAATCCGCCGGTCCTCGGCGACGATATCCGCCCGGTCATCGACGAACTCGCCCCCGAACCGCTCGGACCGCTCGGGAGCCGCGACGTGACCGTCGAGGTGCGGTACATCGCCGTCGACGACCCCTGA
- a CDS encoding family 43 glycosylhydrolase, which produces MHRTVDRRAFLAAVAAASGGCLDGATPERSGATSARSTGASENGDGASEDADATYRNPVFEKVFADPTVVEADDAFYAYATYHPWGGARESSRLIPIARSTDLVNWSDAGAALASMPDWRDADGLGLWAPDVARFDGRYVLYYSYARFGDPNPGIGVAVSPSPRGPFEDRGELLRSDGIGVPNSIDPCLVREGGTSFLFWGSKRGIYGVRLARDGLSVADDSDPFRIAGDGVEAPFLVKRDGRYYFFGSRGTCCAGAESTYHVVVGRSESLRGPYRNRKGTPLTEASGTTVLRGDDAFAGPGHNAVVRDHAGDDWLLYHAYERSNPWTGNGDVPRRVPMLDRLDWRDGWPRVRSGTPSRTVPVPRAGGNSSGASRFRSETPRE; this is translated from the coding sequence GTGCACCGCACCGTCGACCGCCGGGCGTTCCTCGCCGCCGTCGCCGCCGCGAGCGGCGGTTGTCTCGACGGCGCTACGCCCGAACGCTCCGGTGCGACGTCCGCACGCTCGACGGGAGCGAGCGAGAACGGCGACGGCGCGAGCGAGGACGCGGACGCGACGTACCGGAACCCGGTGTTCGAGAAGGTGTTCGCGGACCCCACAGTCGTCGAGGCCGACGACGCCTTCTACGCCTACGCGACGTACCACCCGTGGGGCGGCGCGCGCGAGTCCTCGCGGCTGATTCCTATCGCCCGGTCGACCGACCTCGTGAACTGGTCGGACGCCGGCGCGGCGCTCGCGTCGATGCCCGACTGGCGGGACGCCGACGGGTTGGGGCTGTGGGCGCCGGACGTCGCCCGCTTCGACGGTCGGTACGTCCTCTACTACTCGTACGCGCGGTTCGGCGACCCCAACCCCGGCATCGGCGTCGCCGTCTCGCCGTCGCCGAGGGGACCGTTCGAGGACCGCGGCGAACTGCTCAGGAGCGACGGAATCGGCGTGCCGAACTCCATCGACCCCTGCCTCGTCCGCGAGGGCGGGACGTCGTTCCTGTTCTGGGGGAGCAAGCGGGGTATCTACGGCGTCCGCCTCGCGCGGGACGGCCTCTCGGTCGCGGACGACTCGGACCCGTTTCGGATAGCCGGCGACGGCGTCGAAGCGCCGTTCCTCGTGAAGCGGGACGGCCGCTACTACTTCTTCGGGTCGCGCGGCACCTGCTGCGCCGGCGCGGAGAGCACCTACCACGTCGTCGTCGGTCGGTCCGAGTCGCTCCGCGGACCGTATCGGAACCGGAAGGGGACGCCGCTGACGGAGGCGTCGGGGACGACCGTCCTCCGCGGCGACGACGCGTTCGCCGGCCCCGGCCACAACGCCGTCGTGCGCGACCACGCCGGCGACGATTGGCTCCTCTATCACGCCTACGAGCGCTCGAACCCGTGGACGGGGAACGGCGACGTCCCCCGACGCGTCCCCATGCTCGACCGACTGGACTGGCGCGACGGGTGGCCGCGGGTGCGGTCGGGAACGCCCTCGCGGACCGTGCCGGTTCCGCGCGCCGGCGGGAACTCCTCGGGCGCGAGTCGCTTCCGCTCCGAAACGCCGAGAGAATAA
- a CDS encoding BCCT family transporter: MSGAEKGRFAEFREEIDPVVFLFGALLTVGVIVAFFVSPNAVESGISSLNDTLLGMFNWALLLIVFLVVVFLLFLIVGPWGAIKLGDESPEYSFFSFFSMIYSAGFAAGVVFWGPTEALFYYANPSPLFGGVEGSSAEAMTIAVQQTMFHWALPQLAVFTIMGIAIGYFAYNYENVPLRVSSALTPIIGADNLDGTAAKVVDILAVFATIGGVATSLGFIGSQFVTGLDYQWGISMGNLGILLVVTFMTLLFTTSMVLGVDKGIRRLSNFNMILFVVLMVATFLVGPTLFLLLLGTQAFGGMVTDFVSMSLFTGAGPMGAGNPEATNWMNAWTVFYWAWALSWSPFAGLFIARISKGRTVREVAFTGIVATSAATIPWFTFVGGTAVWAQHNGIADFGAVIAGEAGAEVSGFILFEALQFTLNIGGASMTFPVGTLLMYMFLVLVTTFFVTSADSSTLAVSMMTTGGKARPSTINRIFWGVVLGLTAAILMILGGTGSANTLQQAAIITGTPFAFVCLLALLSLIRDFGSNYGRVLLQEETVLTGSSRKRTSDSPSPGDPAESDDD, encoded by the coding sequence ATGAGCGGCGCTGAGAAGGGGCGGTTCGCGGAGTTCCGCGAGGAGATAGACCCCGTCGTCTTCCTGTTCGGCGCGTTGCTGACGGTGGGCGTCATCGTCGCGTTCTTCGTCAGTCCGAATGCGGTCGAGAGCGGCATCTCGTCGCTGAACGACACGCTGCTCGGGATGTTCAACTGGGCGCTCCTGCTCATCGTGTTCCTCGTCGTCGTCTTCCTCCTGTTCCTCATCGTCGGTCCGTGGGGAGCGATCAAACTCGGCGACGAATCCCCGGAGTACAGCTTCTTCTCCTTCTTCTCGATGATCTACTCCGCGGGCTTCGCGGCCGGCGTGGTGTTCTGGGGGCCGACCGAGGCGCTCTTCTACTACGCGAACCCCTCGCCGCTGTTCGGGGGCGTCGAAGGGAGTTCGGCGGAGGCGATGACCATCGCCGTCCAGCAGACCATGTTCCACTGGGCGCTCCCCCAACTGGCCGTGTTCACCATCATGGGAATCGCCATCGGCTACTTCGCGTACAACTACGAGAACGTCCCGTTGCGCGTCTCCTCGGCGCTGACGCCAATCATCGGCGCGGACAACCTCGACGGCACGGCGGCGAAAGTCGTCGACATCCTCGCCGTCTTCGCGACCATCGGCGGGGTGGCGACCTCTCTGGGTTTCATCGGCAGTCAGTTCGTCACCGGACTGGACTACCAGTGGGGAATCAGCATGGGGAACCTCGGCATCCTCCTCGTGGTGACGTTCATGACGCTCCTGTTCACCACGTCGATGGTGCTCGGTGTCGACAAGGGCATCCGCCGGCTCTCGAACTTCAACATGATTCTCTTCGTCGTCCTCATGGTGGCGACGTTCCTCGTCGGCCCGACGCTGTTCCTACTGTTGCTCGGTACGCAGGCGTTCGGCGGGATGGTCACGGACTTCGTCTCCATGAGCCTCTTCACCGGGGCGGGACCCATGGGGGCCGGGAACCCGGAGGCCACGAACTGGATGAACGCGTGGACGGTGTTCTACTGGGCGTGGGCGCTCTCGTGGTCGCCGTTCGCGGGCCTGTTCATCGCCCGCATCTCCAAGGGCCGCACCGTCCGCGAAGTCGCGTTCACCGGCATCGTCGCCACGTCGGCGGCGACCATCCCGTGGTTCACCTTCGTCGGCGGCACCGCGGTCTGGGCGCAGCACAACGGCATCGCGGACTTCGGTGCGGTCATCGCCGGCGAGGCGGGCGCGGAGGTGTCCGGCTTCATCCTCTTCGAGGCGTTGCAGTTCACGCTGAACATCGGCGGCGCTTCGATGACGTTCCCCGTGGGCACGCTTCTGATGTACATGTTCCTCGTCCTCGTGACGACGTTCTTCGTCACCTCGGCGGACTCCTCGACGCTCGCCGTCTCGATGATGACGACCGGAGGCAAGGCGCGGCCGTCGACCATCAACCGCATCTTCTGGGGCGTCGTCCTCGGACTGACCGCGGCGATACTGATGATCCTCGGCGGCACGGGGAGTGCGAACACGCTCCAGCAGGCGGCGATAATCACGGGCACGCCGTTCGCATTCGTCTGCCTCCTCGCCCTGCTCTCGCTGATACGGGACTTCGGGTCGAACTACGGTCGCGTGCTCCTGCAGGAGGAGACCGTCCTCACGGGGTCGAGTCGGAAGCGCACGTCTGACTCCCCGAGTCCCGGCGACCCGGCCGAATCGGACGACGACTGA
- a CDS encoding 5-formyltetrahydrofolate cyclo-ligase, producing MEKQELRERIWDELEKSGESRFPYPPHGRIPNFNGADEAAERLAANEAWQNADVIKSNPDSPQLPVRRAALRQGKTIYMAVPRLRDEKCFLRLDPTEVEDVDHATTIGGSSEVGVPVGPDEMEPVDLIVSGSVAVNEEGARVGKGEGYSDLEFAILREFGLVDDETTTVTTLHETQFVDEAIPTTPQDVPIEWVFTPERSVRTEASARKPSGIAWEEVTDERMAEIPILERLRGE from the coding sequence ATGGAGAAGCAGGAGCTTCGAGAGCGAATCTGGGACGAACTAGAGAAGAGTGGGGAATCTCGTTTTCCATATCCTCCGCACGGTAGAATCCCCAATTTCAACGGCGCGGACGAGGCGGCGGAGCGATTGGCGGCGAACGAGGCGTGGCAGAACGCGGACGTGATCAAGTCCAACCCCGACTCCCCGCAACTTCCCGTGCGGCGGGCGGCGCTTCGACAGGGGAAGACCATCTACATGGCGGTTCCTCGGCTGCGAGACGAGAAGTGTTTCCTTCGATTGGATCCGACCGAAGTCGAGGACGTCGACCACGCGACGACCATCGGCGGGTCGTCGGAAGTCGGCGTGCCGGTCGGACCCGACGAGATGGAACCGGTCGACCTCATCGTGTCGGGGAGCGTCGCGGTGAACGAGGAAGGCGCGCGAGTCGGGAAGGGAGAGGGATACAGCGACCTGGAGTTCGCCATCCTTCGAGAGTTCGGACTGGTCGACGACGAGACGACCACGGTCACGACGCTCCACGAGACGCAGTTCGTCGACGAGGCGATTCCGACGACGCCGCAGGACGTGCCTATCGAGTGGGTGTTCACGCCGGAGCGGTCGGTTCGGACCGAGGCGTCCGCGCGGAAACCCTCGGGAATCGCGTGGGAGGAGGTGACCGACGAGCGGATGGCGGAGATACCGATTCTGGAACGTCTGAGGGGCGAATAG
- a CDS encoding universal stress protein: MISEGSIGDDGATPLSETAERLDAAGIAATTRVAEDASPLEALLDAVPDHDAIVMGEQAPSLRSFPFGDVTERVAAESVGPVLVVRRPRSELGSQSG; the protein is encoded by the coding sequence ATGATCTCCGAAGGGTCGATCGGCGACGACGGGGCGACACCGCTCTCGGAGACGGCCGAGCGACTTGACGCCGCCGGCATCGCGGCGACGACGAGAGTCGCCGAGGACGCGAGTCCCTTAGAGGCGCTCCTCGACGCGGTTCCCGACCACGACGCCATCGTGATGGGCGAGCAGGCGCCCTCGCTCCGGTCGTTCCCGTTCGGAGACGTGACGGAACGCGTCGCGGCGGAGTCGGTCGGACCGGTGCTCGTGGTGCGGCGGCCACGGTCGGAGCTGGGGTCGCAGTCGGGGTGA
- the engB gene encoding GTP-binding protein EngB, with the protein MFEDRPDRQEVVLVGRSNVGKSTLMRELTGHSKFTTGKKPGVTRQPNHFDWAGDDFMFTDLPGFGFMSGVEEDRREEIKTDIVQYIEGNADDILAGVLVVDGKSVVDIIDRHSGPDEIPHDVEMFHFLRELGIPVVVAVNKMDKVDDRDERLNDLCDRLGLMPPWKQWSDVVAPISAKRGNLDALEEALRTHFHEQKRDDLLKFVS; encoded by the coding sequence ATGTTCGAAGACCGCCCGGACCGACAGGAGGTCGTCCTCGTCGGGCGCTCTAACGTCGGCAAGTCGACGCTGATGCGGGAACTGACGGGTCACTCGAAGTTCACGACGGGCAAGAAACCCGGCGTGACCCGGCAGCCGAACCACTTCGACTGGGCCGGCGACGACTTCATGTTCACCGACCTGCCGGGGTTCGGGTTCATGTCCGGCGTCGAGGAAGACCGCCGCGAGGAGATAAAGACCGACATCGTACAGTACATCGAGGGGAACGCCGACGACATCCTCGCGGGCGTCCTCGTCGTCGACGGCAAGAGCGTCGTCGACATCATCGACAGACACTCCGGCCCCGACGAGATACCGCACGACGTGGAGATGTTTCACTTCCTGCGCGAACTCGGAATCCCCGTCGTCGTCGCGGTGAACAAGATGGACAAAGTCGACGACAGGGACGAGCGCCTGAACGACCTCTGCGATCGACTCGGACTGATGCCGCCGTGGAAGCAGTGGTCGGACGTGGTCGCGCCCATCAGCGCGAAGCGGGGGAACCTCGACGCCCTCGAAGAGGCCTTGCGCACTCACTTCCACGAGCAGAAGCGCGACGACCTCCTGAAGTTCGTCAGCTGA
- a CDS encoding PAS domain-containing response regulator, translated as MSEHDPSSDEGVGVLLVDDDPAFVEAAATFVARHLPEARTHTAGSPADAREFMASRGDDVDCVVSDYDMTRENGVDLLRSLREERPDLPFILFTGKGSEEVASEAFRAGATDYLKKEMGTEQFEVLARRVDQSITGARVAREAARDRRLLDAAFDAVDDPLYAFDTDGRFLRWNDALVAQTGYSDEEVAEMHPTEFFEGADRERVAAAIDAVVASGEEATVEASVRTKEGGSRRYQFTGLLVVDGAGDPFAVCGVGRERSDRDGVEELGAVLGRLGVPAFGVDAGGTLTGANAACEPLGIDDDDAGASAWSVLPWDTDSPLAEAVAEAVETGAPVETTVTLPDGESARATCDPSPAGASVRVSVAGVGAADASTARN; from the coding sequence GTGAGCGAGCACGACCCGAGTTCGGACGAGGGCGTAGGGGTACTGCTCGTCGACGACGACCCGGCGTTCGTGGAGGCGGCGGCGACGTTCGTCGCCCGCCACCTCCCGGAAGCGCGGACGCACACCGCCGGGTCGCCGGCCGACGCGCGCGAGTTCATGGCGTCGCGCGGCGACGACGTCGACTGCGTCGTCAGCGACTACGACATGACCAGAGAGAACGGCGTCGACCTCCTCCGGAGCCTCCGGGAGGAGCGTCCGGACCTCCCGTTCATCCTCTTCACCGGGAAGGGGTCCGAGGAGGTGGCGAGCGAGGCGTTCCGCGCGGGCGCGACGGACTACCTGAAAAAGGAGATGGGCACCGAGCAGTTCGAGGTGCTCGCCCGGCGAGTCGACCAGTCAATCACCGGCGCGCGCGTCGCGCGCGAGGCGGCGCGGGACCGACGACTGCTCGACGCCGCCTTCGACGCCGTGGACGACCCGCTCTACGCGTTCGACACCGACGGGCGGTTCCTCCGCTGGAACGACGCGCTGGTGGCGCAGACCGGCTACTCCGACGAGGAGGTGGCCGAGATGCACCCGACGGAGTTCTTCGAGGGGGCGGACAGAGAGCGCGTCGCCGCGGCCATCGACGCCGTGGTCGCGTCGGGCGAGGAGGCGACCGTCGAGGCGTCGGTCCGGACAAAGGAGGGCGGCAGTCGCCGGTACCAGTTCACCGGGTTGCTCGTCGTCGACGGGGCGGGCGACCCGTTCGCCGTCTGCGGCGTCGGCCGCGAGCGCTCGGACCGCGACGGAGTCGAAGAACTCGGAGCCGTCCTCGGCCGCCTCGGCGTCCCGGCTTTCGGCGTCGACGCCGGCGGGACGCTGACCGGCGCGAACGCCGCCTGCGAACCGCTCGGAATCGACGACGACGACGCCGGTGCGTCCGCGTGGTCCGTCCTGCCGTGGGACACCGACTCCCCCCTCGCGGAGGCGGTGGCCGAGGCCGTCGAGACCGGCGCGCCGGTCGAGACGACGGTGACGCTCCCCGACGGGGAGTCCGCGAGGGCGACGTGCGACCCCTCGCCGGCGGGGGCGTCCGTCCGCGTCTCCGTCGCCGGCGTCGGCGCCGCGGACGCGTCGACCGCGCGGAACTGA